In Rhodothermales bacterium, one genomic interval encodes:
- a CDS encoding S24 family peptidase, whose protein sequence is MISKPAYTFLVRVQGHSLVQAGIIDGDLLVVDRSVKHRNNDFVVAAVQGELTVKRIEYRNGKVRLVSANPEYPPIDIIEDMRFEVLGVVTHVVHFMR, encoded by the coding sequence TTGATTTCCAAACCTGCTTACACGTTTCTGGTGCGTGTTCAGGGGCACTCGCTTGTCCAGGCCGGCATCATCGACGGCGACTTGCTGGTGGTCGATCGTTCGGTGAAACACAGGAACAACGACTTTGTGGTTGCGGCGGTGCAGGGGGAATTGACGGTGAAACGGATCGAGTATCGAAACGGAAAGGTCCGCCTGGTATCGGCCAACCCCGAGTATCCGCCGATCGACATCATCGAAGACATGCGGTTTGAAGTGTTGGGCGTGGTGACGCACGTGGTGCACTTCATGCGTTAG
- the recJ gene encoding single-stranded-DNA-specific exonuclease RecJ codes for MRTWRLLPQTTPIPPSLLHAAGGRPHLARILLQRGLVDPAHVRAFLDPDGYTPAPPEAMPGLVAGVERIETAIRRGERILIWGDFDVDGQTSTALFVSALEALGALVLYHIPVRARESHGVRPDVLRTYIDAGFELLVTCDTGIAAADAVAMANAAGVEVIITDHHDLPAVLPEALALVNPKFLPPEHPLAALPGVGVVFKVVEALFTRAGRADEVEAYLDLVALGIVADLATQVNDTRYLLQRGLSVLRRTERVGLKAIMERAGIQASVLTEEDIGFGIGPRLNAVGRLADANVAVPLLTTKDRALAGQIAGELERLNEERKLLTDQVYGAAREQVDKDPTLAQYAALVLAHPHWHQGVIGIVASRLVEEYGKPVILLASPEGEPARGSARSVDGYNVTEAIATQTAMLHGFGGHPMAAGLAIDADRIDRFRVGVSTALSTQRDGAPPDPVLEIALKVDMDALTTDLAEELQAAAPFGPGNPPVNILCTGLEPLSVRTLGKTARHRKVTLKGRSEAECEVLWWNSADERAPEGALDLVLRARVGYFRGRGSLTLTWQEHREAGGEAPRMAVEGLRIEDLRGSTDPERQLTEVVNRYPDAQVWGEVGPVWPGMVGRHLLKPSPVLVIWTCPPHQQVVDEVLARVRPETVVVFGREPALERVAAFQRRLAGVAKYALEEFQGETELEVISAAMAGTDIAVLEGLKSLASLGLAVETMSGGHVRLWKTAPGAQSKGDTLGLLLGEAAAYRRLFCRVSSLTPLLDRRV; via the coding sequence ATGCGCACCTGGCGACTGCTCCCACAAACCACCCCCATTCCGCCATCGCTGCTGCATGCCGCCGGCGGCCGGCCGCATCTGGCGCGTATCCTGTTGCAACGTGGGCTCGTCGATCCGGCGCACGTTCGTGCCTTTCTCGATCCCGATGGGTACACCCCGGCGCCGCCCGAGGCGATGCCGGGGCTCGTCGCCGGTGTCGAACGCATCGAAACCGCCATCAGGCGTGGCGAGCGGATCCTGATCTGGGGCGATTTTGATGTTGACGGGCAGACCTCGACGGCGCTGTTTGTCTCGGCGCTGGAGGCGCTCGGGGCGCTCGTCCTCTACCACATCCCCGTCCGCGCCCGCGAGTCACACGGTGTCCGCCCGGATGTGCTGCGGACCTATATCGATGCCGGCTTCGAGTTGCTGGTGACCTGCGACACCGGCATCGCGGCGGCTGACGCCGTCGCGATGGCGAACGCGGCCGGCGTCGAGGTAATCATCACGGATCACCACGATTTGCCGGCGGTGTTGCCCGAGGCGCTGGCGCTCGTCAATCCAAAGTTTCTGCCGCCCGAACACCCCCTTGCAGCATTGCCCGGCGTGGGCGTAGTGTTTAAAGTCGTCGAGGCGTTGTTTACGCGAGCCGGACGTGCGGACGAGGTGGAGGCGTATCTGGACCTCGTGGCGCTGGGCATCGTGGCCGACCTTGCCACACAGGTTAACGATACACGTTACCTGCTGCAACGCGGTCTTTCCGTGTTGCGACGGACGGAACGGGTGGGGCTAAAGGCGATCATGGAGCGGGCCGGCATACAGGCATCCGTCCTCACCGAGGAGGACATCGGTTTCGGCATTGGCCCCCGGCTGAACGCCGTCGGCCGGCTGGCGGACGCCAATGTGGCCGTGCCGCTGCTCACGACGAAGGATCGAGCGCTTGCCGGGCAGATCGCGGGCGAACTGGAGCGGCTGAACGAGGAGCGAAAGTTATTAACCGACCAGGTCTATGGCGCCGCACGCGAGCAGGTCGACAAAGACCCGACACTAGCCCAGTACGCGGCGCTGGTGCTGGCGCATCCGCACTGGCATCAGGGGGTGATCGGGATCGTGGCGAGCCGACTGGTCGAGGAATATGGGAAACCCGTCATCCTGCTGGCAAGCCCGGAGGGTGAACCGGCGCGTGGGTCGGCGCGATCGGTGGACGGCTATAATGTCACCGAAGCGATAGCGACCCAGACGGCGATGCTACATGGGTTCGGCGGCCACCCCATGGCGGCCGGCCTGGCGATTGACGCGGACCGGATCGATCGTTTTCGGGTGGGCGTGTCGACGGCCCTCTCCACACAGCGTGATGGCGCTCCGCCCGACCCCGTGCTCGAGATCGCGCTGAAGGTCGACATGGACGCTCTCACCACTGATCTGGCTGAAGAGCTCCAGGCGGCCGCACCCTTTGGGCCGGGGAATCCTCCCGTCAATATCCTTTGTACCGGCCTGGAGCCCCTCTCAGTTCGTACCCTCGGCAAAACGGCCCGTCATCGTAAAGTGACGCTGAAGGGCCGTTCGGAAGCCGAGTGCGAGGTGCTGTGGTGGAACAGCGCCGACGAGCGTGCACCGGAGGGTGCACTCGATCTGGTGTTGCGCGCGCGAGTGGGTTATTTCAGGGGGAGGGGCTCGCTCACGCTGACCTGGCAGGAACATCGAGAAGCCGGCGGCGAGGCGCCTCGGATGGCGGTGGAGGGGCTTCGGATCGAAGATTTGCGGGGGTCAACGGACCCGGAAAGACAACTGACCGAAGTGGTGAACCGCTACCCCGACGCCCAGGTGTGGGGCGAGGTCGGCCCTGTCTGGCCTGGTATGGTGGGCCGGCACCTGCTGAAGCCCTCGCCCGTGCTGGTGATCTGGACCTGCCCGCCCCATCAACAGGTGGTGGATGAGGTGCTGGCGCGTGTTCGTCCCGAAACCGTCGTGGTATTCGGGCGGGAGCCCGCATTGGAGCGGGTGGCGGCATTCCAACGGCGACTCGCCGGCGTGGCGAAATACGCGCTGGAGGAATTCCAGGGCGAGACGGAGCTGGAGGTAATCTCCGCGGCGATGGCCGGCACCGATATCGCGGTGCTCGAGGGGTTAAAATCGCTAGCCTCGCTCGGGCTGGCGGTTGAGACGATGTCCGGCGGCCACGTTCGCCTGTGGAAAACGGCTCCAGGGGCTCAATCCAAAGGCGATACGCTGGGACTCTTGCTGGGTGAGGCGGCGGCCTACCGCCGGCTCTTTTGCCGAGTGTCGTCGCTGACGCCCTTGCTGGACAGGAGGGTGTAG
- a CDS encoding PD-(D/E)XK nuclease family protein — protein sequence MADPRQIVYSAHTLQAFVDCERRFELQYLDRMTWPAVPASPPLVYEQLMADGRRFHQMVQQDLLDAPVLEPTAIDRPCIATWWENYGMYDPASEVAGRRLVERMLVGAIGPAGPPLVAKYDLIVWTGEVAVIFDWKTSPHKAERRNLLDRLQTRVYRYLLASAGAQLTGGVPIPPEAIQMVYWYAMHPEDPELIAYDAEAYARDERYLLDLVDRIERRQAEEHFALTERERTCQLCIYRSFCGRGRVAGELTGNEADEYAELDIDLLGDLDAIEAIAFH from the coding sequence ATGGCTGATCCCAGACAGATCGTCTACAGCGCCCATACGCTCCAGGCGTTTGTCGACTGTGAGCGGCGCTTCGAGCTCCAATACCTGGACCGGATGACCTGGCCGGCGGTGCCGGCAAGTCCCCCCCTGGTTTATGAGCAGCTTATGGCCGACGGCCGGCGCTTCCACCAGATGGTGCAGCAAGACCTGCTCGACGCTCCCGTGCTCGAACCGACCGCGATCGATCGGCCGTGTATCGCCACCTGGTGGGAGAACTACGGGATGTATGACCCCGCGAGCGAAGTGGCCGGACGCCGCCTTGTCGAGCGGATGCTGGTTGGGGCCATCGGGCCGGCGGGCCCGCCGCTGGTCGCCAAGTACGACCTGATCGTCTGGACAGGCGAGGTGGCTGTCATCTTCGATTGGAAGACATCGCCTCACAAAGCCGAACGCCGCAATCTTCTGGATCGGCTCCAGACCCGCGTGTATCGCTACTTGCTGGCTTCCGCCGGCGCGCAGTTGACCGGCGGCGTGCCCATTCCTCCGGAGGCCATCCAGATGGTCTACTGGTACGCCATGCACCCCGAGGACCCCGAGCTAATCGCGTATGACGCCGAGGCCTATGCACGCGATGAACGCTACCTGCTCGATCTTGTGGATCGTATCGAACGCCGGCAGGCCGAAGAGCATTTTGCTCTCACAGAGCGCGAGCGGACCTGTCAACTGTGTATCTACCGCTCGTTCTGTGGACGCGGTCGTGTCGCCGGCGAGCTGACGGGCAATGAGGCCGACGAATACGCCGAGTTGGACATCGACCTTCTCGGCGACCTGGACGCCATCGAGGCGATTGCCTTCCATTAG